The Desulfovibrio sp. JC022 genome window below encodes:
- a CDS encoding type 4 pilus major pilin: MTLLETLGALLIGLIVLGGSGYMISKGIDNDKIAKAEQNLSTFRLDIKNLYQGEPDFNGLTTDIAVTNEAVPDGMIKSSGEVRNVWNGAVTVAAGTDPTTFTITHNSVPEYACVKLATFQAGSWVSVTVNGVVIQQASGMVAAITNQLATTNTIVFTSN, from the coding sequence ATGACATTACTTGAAACCCTCGGCGCACTGCTCATCGGCCTCATCGTACTCGGCGGCTCCGGCTACATGATTTCCAAAGGAATCGACAACGACAAAATCGCCAAGGCGGAACAGAACCTTTCCACCTTCCGCCTCGACATCAAGAACCTCTATCAGGGCGAGCCGGATTTCAACGGCCTGACCACAGACATTGCCGTGACCAACGAGGCCGTGCCTGACGGCATGATCAAAAGCAGTGGCGAAGTTCGCAACGTCTGGAACGGTGCAGTAACCGTAGCCGCCGGAACCGATCCGACCACCTTCACCATCACCCACAACAGCGTTCCCGAATATGCCTGCGTGAAACTGGCCACTTTTCAGGCCGGTTCATGGGTTTCAGTCACAGTGAATGGCGTGGTCATCCAGCAGGCCAGCGGAATGGTTGCGGCCATCACCAACCAGCTCGCAACCACCAACACCATCGTCTTCACCTCAAACTAA
- the pilM gene encoding type IV pilus biogenesis protein PilM, whose protein sequence is MKILAALFSILGVMALILAESSFSPRTFQAEAVATNYGVYRDAVNNYALSNSAPASGEISTSLLRLPSGWNPIRNWSNRLDNGHIYVWGSVNKLEAQAIRDLFLNSYAIGINRNGKLFNKYGTGVSLPPFIPEGCIVSVIKK, encoded by the coding sequence ATGAAAATCCTAGCCGCACTGTTCAGCATTCTCGGCGTCATGGCTCTTATCTTGGCCGAGTCCAGCTTCAGTCCCCGGACCTTTCAGGCCGAAGCGGTAGCCACCAATTACGGTGTCTACCGCGACGCCGTGAACAATTACGCGCTCAGCAATTCCGCCCCCGCATCCGGTGAAATATCAACCTCGCTTCTAAGGCTGCCTTCTGGCTGGAATCCCATCCGCAACTGGTCCAACCGCTTAGACAACGGACATATCTACGTCTGGGGGTCGGTCAATAAACTGGAGGCACAAGCAATCAGGGACTTGTTCCTGAACAGCTACGCCATTGGCATCAACCGCAACGGCAAGCTCTTCAACAAGTACGGAACCGGCGTTTCACTGCCCCCGTTCATACCCGAAGGCTGCATTGTCAGCGTGATTAAGAAGTAA
- a CDS encoding ATPase, T2SS/T4P/T4SS family, with the protein MTNNEIPEILQERVMLLEGVILISAELEDDAHLMSFLSYAARKGYMETKRVEASEFQKLRKKHHTRIETESDIQTLAVDIIADAHKQGASDIHLTDEGPFASIKFRKLGMVQDYKQLKGERGRKIIVAIYQTMSNQVDSTFIPSERQDGRIVNNDFLPSEVHSIRIHTEPLECAMADNGTGTFMALRLLYDRTTAKGNLAGRLSSLGYSEQHRRDFQTLTQRSGLSLLSGPTGHGKSTALKHIMESMAEENPEKNYLAIEDPPEYPLERVKQVRVSTNDQDENRGRAYRNAIAGAMRSDPDEIMIGEIRFPQAASAALDAAQTGHGVWTTVHANSAFGIIQRMVSLLRAANYPDPLEYLCDHTVLSGLHHQRLVPVLCPKCRMPIKDVFALGPNNELRRRSLPQPLLERLMSTITDMDQIHIRGEGCTECAGMGIIGQTVAAELVPTDHVILNAIRNGNMDAAYTHWRHELNGRTFVDHALELIQTGVVDPCLAELRLGVPLDYDRKNAGFTTSHIETFPQRSEFAHAVV; encoded by the coding sequence ATGACCAACAACGAAATACCAGAGATTCTGCAAGAACGGGTCATGCTCCTTGAGGGCGTGATCCTGATCTCTGCGGAACTGGAAGACGACGCACATCTGATGTCCTTCCTCAGCTATGCCGCCCGCAAAGGTTACATGGAAACCAAGCGTGTTGAAGCCAGTGAATTCCAGAAGCTGCGCAAGAAGCATCACACCCGCATTGAGACAGAAAGCGACATTCAGACCCTTGCCGTGGACATCATCGCCGATGCCCATAAGCAGGGCGCGTCCGACATCCATTTGACCGATGAAGGACCGTTTGCCTCCATCAAATTCCGCAAACTGGGCATGGTGCAGGATTACAAGCAGCTCAAAGGCGAGCGTGGCCGCAAGATCATTGTGGCCATCTATCAGACCATGTCCAATCAGGTCGATTCGACCTTCATTCCCAGTGAGCGGCAGGACGGCAGGATCGTGAACAATGACTTCCTGCCCTCGGAAGTTCATTCCATCCGTATTCATACCGAACCGCTGGAATGCGCTATGGCCGACAACGGCACCGGGACCTTCATGGCCCTGCGTCTGCTCTATGACCGCACCACGGCCAAGGGCAATCTGGCTGGGCGGCTTAGCAGTCTCGGATATTCCGAACAGCACAGGCGCGACTTTCAGACCTTGACCCAGCGGTCCGGGCTTTCGCTGCTTTCCGGTCCCACCGGACACGGCAAAAGTACCGCGCTGAAGCACATCATGGAAAGCATGGCCGAGGAGAATCCCGAAAAGAACTACCTCGCCATTGAAGATCCGCCGGAATACCCGCTGGAACGGGTCAAGCAGGTCCGGGTCAGCACTAACGATCAGGATGAAAACAGAGGCCGGGCTTACCGCAACGCCATTGCCGGAGCCATGCGTTCCGACCCGGACGAAATCATGATCGGTGAGATCCGCTTTCCGCAGGCTGCTTCCGCCGCACTGGATGCCGCCCAGACCGGGCACGGCGTCTGGACTACGGTTCACGCCAACTCGGCCTTTGGAATCATTCAGCGCATGGTCTCCCTGCTACGTGCAGCCAATTACCCTGACCCGCTGGAATATCTCTGCGACCACACAGTGCTTTCCGGCCTGCATCATCAACGGTTAGTCCCGGTGCTCTGCCCCAAGTGCAGGATGCCTATCAAAGACGTCTTTGCCCTTGGTCCCAACAACGAACTTCGCCGCAGAAGCCTTCCGCAACCGCTTTTGGAACGGCTCATGTCCACCATAACCGACATGGATCAGATTCATATTCGTGGTGAAGGCTGCACTGAGTGCGCGGGCATGGGCATCATCGGCCAGACCGTTGCCGCTGAGCTGGTCCCCACCGACCATGTAATCCTTAACGCCATCCGCAACGGCAACATGGACGCGGCCTACACCCACTGGCGGCATGAGTTGAACGGCAGAACCTTTGTGGACCATGCCCTTGAACTCATTCAGACCGGTGTAGTTGATCCCTGCCTCGCTGAACTGCGGCTCGGTGTTCCGCTGGATTACGATCGCAAAAATGCTGGGTTCACTACCAGCCACATAGAAACATTCCCGCAAAGAAGCGAGTTTGCCCATGCAGTTGTTTAA
- the pilO2 gene encoding type 4b pilus protein PilO2, with the protein MQTIIIKKKKYAIGLWWQFINGSGKRKDALEQARILAEKFPEGGYNCVAIRKQQFGLGNCAEAKIKRLPSLACALVERSLPTWIGMFCLGEKLWWVCAASKKNIAAEGDHYFSSRTEAEAHFNNLKSLSDWDNNEILCETVEESMDHFNGLLRVSEKVQPLVEENSRGLWISCAALCAALIIGWLIWDQFQQDQLAELRRLAAIESSLKQQELAPVLIDLDTLFTKEWNESALPSAFAYEFLRAVRHTEPYTLGWKLKSIIRNDEGIYMAWLHQQGAQFTDRPGNSTLGTRPELAEISIPYSLKNQRAAQKLGHKSEVTARLYELTRVLGAKLRLNWKKPEIKKLGKANQHTAPWIKGEWKLSALPSISVISEPLFFELDTIPGLVLAKINFTENKCTMEGQIYASY; encoded by the coding sequence ATGCAAACTATTATCATCAAAAAGAAAAAGTACGCTATCGGCCTCTGGTGGCAGTTCATTAACGGCTCCGGCAAACGCAAAGACGCGCTGGAACAGGCCCGCATTCTGGCCGAGAAATTCCCCGAAGGCGGCTACAACTGCGTTGCCATCAGAAAACAGCAATTCGGCCTTGGCAACTGCGCAGAAGCAAAAATCAAACGTCTGCCCTCACTGGCCTGTGCGCTGGTTGAGCGTTCTCTGCCCACATGGATCGGAATGTTCTGCCTCGGTGAAAAATTGTGGTGGGTCTGTGCGGCCAGCAAGAAAAACATCGCTGCTGAAGGCGACCACTACTTCAGCTCACGGACCGAAGCAGAAGCCCACTTCAACAACCTCAAATCCCTGTCCGACTGGGATAACAACGAAATCCTTTGCGAAACCGTTGAAGAGTCCATGGACCATTTCAACGGACTGCTGCGGGTTTCTGAAAAAGTTCAACCGTTAGTTGAAGAAAACAGCCGAGGCTTGTGGATTTCCTGTGCTGCGCTGTGCGCGGCCCTGATCATAGGCTGGTTGATCTGGGACCAGTTTCAGCAGGATCAGCTTGCGGAGCTGCGCAGACTTGCCGCCATTGAGAGCAGCCTCAAGCAGCAGGAACTTGCGCCGGTTCTTATAGATCTCGACACACTCTTCACAAAGGAATGGAACGAAAGCGCGCTGCCTTCAGCTTTTGCATATGAGTTCCTGCGTGCCGTGCGCCACACCGAACCGTACACACTCGGCTGGAAGCTGAAATCCATCATCCGCAATGATGAAGGCATTTACATGGCTTGGCTGCATCAACAGGGTGCGCAATTTACCGACCGTCCCGGCAATTCCACTCTCGGAACTCGCCCGGAGCTGGCTGAAATCAGCATTCCGTACTCACTCAAAAATCAGCGGGCAGCGCAGAAGCTGGGCCACAAATCCGAAGTCACAGCCCGACTCTATGAGCTGACTCGCGTTCTCGGCGCAAAGCTGCGCCTGAACTGGAAAAAGCCCGAAATCAAAAAGCTCGGCAAAGCAAATCAGCATACCGCTCCGTGGATCAAAGGAGAATGGAAGCTGTCTGCTCTGCCGTCAATTTCTGTCATTTCCGAACCGCTCTTCTTTGAACTGGACACCATCCCCGGTCTGGTTCTCGCAAAAATCAATTTCACTGAAAATAAATGCACCATGGAGGGACAGATCTATGCGTCTTACTAA
- a CDS encoding type II secretion system F family protein: MQLFKHTNLLAKLFFTQQVRIRVYRKLAAMTRHGILMADAVSYIEERYAKQRNLLSPVLSEVSARINSGDSIHEALRGFIPAEEAMLLQSGMESGKLHEALEFCVRLIKARLMIVSSMWKALSYPTILIIALIALLLVLSRYVVPKLAELSDPSRWVGSAKTLYQVAGFVDSTFGTILLAGTVLLFLASLATIKIWTGKIRVRFDGMPPWSFYRLIIGSLWLFTLSTLMKSGIQLSQAMNDMLDTPGSSPWLKERLNSVKAQLNLGKGIGEALDDSGYRFPAQTIIEDLRIYSTLPGFDTRLHLIAEEWLAEGMETIKAQAKIINITCIIGISSMITSIVLAVTSLQQQLGQNMGY; the protein is encoded by the coding sequence ATGCAGTTGTTTAAGCACACCAACCTGCTGGCAAAGCTCTTCTTTACCCAGCAGGTACGGATCAGGGTTTACCGCAAACTCGCGGCCATGACCCGCCACGGAATTCTCATGGCAGATGCCGTCAGCTACATTGAAGAACGCTACGCCAAGCAGCGCAATCTGCTCAGCCCGGTACTCTCTGAAGTTTCGGCCCGCATCAATTCCGGGGACAGTATCCATGAAGCTCTGCGCGGTTTCATCCCAGCTGAAGAAGCAATGCTTCTTCAGAGCGGCATGGAATCGGGGAAGCTTCACGAAGCCCTTGAATTTTGCGTCCGGCTTATCAAAGCCCGGTTAATGATCGTTAGCTCCATGTGGAAAGCATTGAGCTACCCGACGATCCTGATCATTGCCCTGATCGCTCTGCTGCTGGTGCTTTCACGCTACGTAGTCCCCAAGCTTGCCGAGCTTTCCGACCCTTCCCGCTGGGTGGGCAGCGCAAAGACTCTCTATCAGGTGGCCGGATTCGTGGATTCCACCTTCGGGACCATTCTGCTTGCCGGGACTGTGCTGCTCTTCCTTGCTTCACTGGCGACCATCAAAATCTGGACCGGCAAAATCCGGGTCCGTTTTGATGGCATGCCGCCGTGGTCATTCTACCGGCTGATCATCGGCAGCCTCTGGCTCTTCACCCTCTCAACCCTGATGAAATCCGGGATTCAGCTCTCACAAGCCATGAACGACATGCTTGATACTCCCGGTTCCAGTCCGTGGCTCAAGGAACGGCTGAACTCGGTCAAGGCCCAGCTCAATCTCGGCAAGGGGATCGGAGAGGCTTTGGACGATTCCGGCTACCGCTTCCCCGCTCAAACCATCATCGAAGATCTGCGCATCTACTCCACACTTCCCGGCTTTGATACCCGGCTGCACCTCATTGCCGAGGAATGGCTAGCTGAAGGCATGGAAACAATCAAAGCGCAGGCCAAAATCATCAACATAACCTGCATCATCGGCATCAGTTCAATGATCACCAGCATCGTGCTCGCGGTGACATCACTTCAACAGCAACTTGGTCAAAACATGGGATATTAA
- the pilP gene encoding type IV pilus biogenesis protein PilP, translating to MRLTNLVLIVLLLATAVYAQESADLDSLADPLISAPANGSMPVGNGTAFNATAAGHGNGTNATFTAFYEATNSTSNATTIQPDSAKKQTSARPRISGPAFVSLEGLSALHSQLDVLNMQVKIAEKQKKLRELTMPIIPVLPPSSAAPKTAVKKKSRPVWPKIVSIQGVDGRLSATLISRDGLQTVTEGAIAGVGRVESITPQSVVIRHNGKNIPLKFEE from the coding sequence ATGCGTCTTACTAACCTCGTCCTGATCGTGCTCCTGCTGGCGACTGCCGTCTACGCACAGGAATCGGCTGATCTGGATTCTTTAGCCGATCCGCTGATTTCCGCTCCTGCAAACGGCTCCATGCCGGTTGGAAACGGTACTGCGTTTAATGCAACCGCTGCGGGACATGGCAACGGAACAAACGCGACATTCACGGCTTTCTACGAAGCCACCAACAGCACAAGTAACGCTACAACCATCCAGCCTGATTCTGCCAAGAAACAAACATCGGCAAGGCCCAGAATCAGCGGCCCAGCCTTTGTTTCCCTTGAAGGCTTGAGTGCGCTTCATTCACAGCTCGACGTCCTCAATATGCAGGTCAAAATTGCTGAGAAGCAAAAGAAACTGCGCGAGCTGACCATGCCGATCATCCCGGTCCTGCCTCCCTCTTCAGCAGCTCCCAAAACTGCAGTGAAAAAGAAAAGCCGTCCGGTCTGGCCCAAGATCGTTTCAATCCAAGGCGTGGACGGAAGGCTCTCCGCAACTCTGATCAGTCGTGACGGCTTGCAGACCGTGACCGAGGGGGCAATCGCAGGTGTCGGCAGGGTCGAGAGCATCACCCCGCAATCAGTGGTTATCCGTCATAACGGCAAGAACATTCCCTTGAAATTCGAGGAGTAA